A stretch of the Sphingobacterium thalpophilum genome encodes the following:
- a CDS encoding SusC/RagA family TonB-linked outer membrane protein → MKLTIIFTLLLSLGLNAKTTGQQISLSVRRTSLENVLRRIAQQTDYKFFYSSDLIKNTAPVDLSVEKATLDGTLEQILTPRGLTYQKMSRTITITAHRQQQLSISGTVQDEKGPLEGVSIYTKADTKIGTRTDARGRFSLSVPPNTTLVFSFLGYERKEVEVTGKELHVTLNPVSNAMAEVVVTALGINKEKRKVAYAAQDVKGESLTVAREPNVASSLVGKVAGLQIKTKSTLFENPEITLRGGAATIVIDGVPAPDGFDMWSLNADDIENITVLKGTASSALYGSVAQNGAIMITTKKGKGGKAGIELTYNSSTEFQAGFLRIPKTQQDYGMGFNGKYAFVDGKGGGVNDAYGYVWGPKLNQPDPNTASGFVEIPQYNSPLDPGTGKLTPLPWISRGKNNLNNFLDNGLITTHNVSVAGTTDKSDYRISLSHLYQKGQVPNTNLNSTTLSLAGKLRLNSKLDAEATLSYNKQYSPNYPNSGYSPDNYLYNIVLWMGPDVDIRDMRNYWKPGREGLEQLTYNYSWYNNPWFLAYEKERAYTNDVIVSQGNIKYTFNDNLKLLVRGGVTTNFANSESRIPYSYINYGTDAAPYGNYSVKRDNRMRFVSDALLTYDNKIATDFTLTASVGASTRLDQYNKLESMTTGGLSVPEWYNLDNSRDPVRSTNERVEKQVYGLYGYVDLDYRNMATLSLTGRNDWTSALQSPYNSYFYPSASLSLIVSEMLSLPEAISYFKLRGAVTDATTDINAYSALLAYDIGSRWNGNPSLTLPNTLRPPGLKPNKTISQEYGAELRFFKNRIGVDFTYFNYDRTNNVVQVPLSLASGFAQLQLNGDRYRRRGIELVVSGSPIQTELFKWNTTLNYSRLRNTVLEYYGGEQIRGGVKVGERMDIYRGWAWQKSPDGQIVHENGIPQYINQEVNLGYTLPDWEFGFQNSFHYKNFGFSFALDGRIGGKIYNGLEAKMYEGGMHPSTANHYRDEAYLGEKTYMAGGVTQTGGEVSYDAQGNITHDTRTFAPNTTPVNYVDWVFARYTNGIDESALYERTFVKLRELTFTYQMPANMLSKTPFKSASLSIVGRNLILWSKVPYMDPDGYSDLQLAEPTIRNVGFNVNLKF, encoded by the coding sequence ATGAAATTGACAATCATCTTCACCTTGCTTCTTTCCTTGGGATTAAATGCGAAGACGACGGGTCAACAAATAAGCTTATCGGTCAGACGGACATCGCTGGAAAACGTGCTCAGGCGAATTGCCCAGCAGACAGATTATAAGTTTTTCTATTCCAGCGACCTTATCAAGAATACTGCCCCAGTAGACCTCAGCGTTGAAAAAGCGACTTTAGACGGAACGTTAGAACAAATTCTTACACCACGGGGCCTGACTTATCAAAAAATGTCCCGTACCATAACCATTACTGCCCATAGACAGCAGCAGTTATCGATTTCGGGTACGGTCCAGGATGAAAAAGGTCCCCTTGAAGGCGTTAGCATTTATACAAAAGCGGATACCAAGATCGGGACACGAACAGATGCTCGTGGCAGGTTCTCTCTATCGGTTCCTCCCAATACAACACTTGTGTTTAGTTTTTTGGGCTATGAAAGGAAGGAGGTCGAGGTCACCGGTAAGGAACTTCATGTGACCTTAAATCCCGTAAGCAACGCCATGGCTGAAGTCGTCGTTACGGCTTTGGGTATCAATAAAGAAAAACGCAAGGTAGCCTATGCGGCACAGGATGTCAAAGGAGAAAGTCTGACGGTTGCCCGTGAACCCAACGTCGCATCCAGTCTGGTAGGAAAAGTCGCCGGCCTTCAGATCAAAACAAAATCCACCTTGTTCGAAAATCCCGAGATCACCCTTCGTGGAGGAGCGGCTACTATCGTGATAGACGGTGTTCCCGCACCTGACGGCTTTGATATGTGGAGTCTGAACGCTGACGACATCGAGAATATCACCGTCCTAAAGGGAACGGCTTCCTCCGCTTTATATGGCTCCGTTGCCCAAAATGGCGCTATCATGATAACTACCAAGAAAGGCAAAGGTGGCAAAGCCGGTATTGAGCTCACTTACAATTCCAGTACCGAATTCCAGGCTGGTTTTCTACGTATTCCAAAGACCCAGCAGGATTATGGCATGGGATTTAATGGAAAGTATGCTTTCGTTGATGGAAAGGGAGGCGGTGTCAATGATGCTTATGGCTATGTGTGGGGACCAAAATTAAATCAACCTGATCCGAATACAGCGAGCGGATTTGTTGAGATACCGCAATACAATAGCCCACTGGACCCGGGTACAGGCAAATTGACGCCCTTGCCCTGGATCAGCCGCGGAAAAAACAACCTGAACAATTTCCTTGACAACGGCCTCATTACAACACACAACGTGAGCGTCGCCGGTACGACGGACAAATCGGATTACCGCATCTCCTTGTCACACCTATATCAGAAAGGACAGGTCCCTAACACCAATTTGAATTCAACCACCTTAAGTTTGGCAGGCAAACTCAGACTCAACAGTAAACTCGATGCCGAGGCGACACTCTCCTACAATAAGCAATACTCACCCAATTATCCCAATAGCGGCTACTCTCCCGACAATTATCTATATAATATCGTATTATGGATGGGCCCTGACGTTGATATCCGCGACATGCGAAATTACTGGAAGCCTGGAAGAGAAGGACTCGAACAGCTAACTTACAATTACAGCTGGTACAACAATCCATGGTTTTTGGCTTACGAAAAAGAAAGAGCCTACACCAATGATGTCATTGTTTCACAGGGAAATATCAAATATACATTTAACGATAATCTCAAGTTGCTTGTACGCGGTGGTGTAACCACCAACTTCGCGAACAGCGAAAGCCGTATCCCCTACAGTTATATCAATTATGGAACGGATGCAGCACCGTACGGTAACTATAGTGTTAAGCGGGACAACCGAATGCGTTTTGTCAGTGATGCATTGCTTACCTACGACAACAAGATCGCCACAGATTTTACCCTAACGGCAAGCGTGGGAGCGAGCACAAGACTGGATCAATATAACAAATTGGAATCCATGACCACGGGCGGCTTATCCGTGCCCGAGTGGTATAATCTTGATAATTCCCGTGATCCGGTACGTTCGACCAATGAGCGCGTTGAAAAACAGGTGTATGGACTATATGGTTATGTCGATCTTGATTACCGCAACATGGCTACACTTAGCTTGACTGGGCGGAATGACTGGACATCAGCGCTGCAGTCTCCTTACAATTCCTACTTCTATCCATCAGCATCCCTTAGTTTGATTGTATCCGAAATGTTAAGTTTACCTGAGGCAATATCCTATTTTAAACTACGCGGGGCTGTTACGGATGCAACCACGGATATAAATGCCTATAGCGCACTTTTAGCTTATGATATCGGAAGCCGTTGGAACGGTAATCCGTCCTTAACACTGCCCAATACGCTACGCCCTCCGGGGCTAAAGCCCAACAAAACCATTTCACAGGAGTATGGCGCCGAGCTACGGTTTTTTAAAAATAGGATCGGAGTTGACTTTACCTACTTTAACTACGATCGTACAAATAATGTGGTACAGGTTCCCTTATCTTTAGCTTCGGGATTCGCCCAGCTCCAGCTCAATGGGGATCGTTACCGACGCCGGGGAATCGAACTGGTGGTATCAGGATCGCCCATCCAGACAGAGCTCTTCAAGTGGAATACTACCCTGAATTATTCACGGTTACGCAATACGGTACTGGAGTATTATGGAGGCGAGCAAATCCGCGGTGGTGTAAAAGTAGGTGAACGGATGGATATATATAGAGGCTGGGCATGGCAGAAATCACCTGATGGACAGATCGTTCACGAAAATGGGATTCCGCAATATATTAATCAGGAAGTGAACCTGGGCTACACTCTACCCGATTGGGAATTCGGCTTCCAAAATAGCTTCCATTATAAGAATTTCGGGTTCTCATTTGCCTTGGATGGGCGTATCGGTGGAAAAATATACAATGGCCTGGAAGCAAAAATGTATGAAGGTGGAATGCATCCCAGTACTGCAAACCATTATCGGGACGAAGCATACCTTGGAGAAAAGACCTATATGGCTGGAGGAGTAACCCAAACGGGTGGAGAAGTCAGCTATGATGCACAGGGAAATATCACCCATGATACCCGTACTTTCGCGCCCAATACAACACCTGTAAATTATGTGGATTGGGTATTTGCACGTTATACAAATGGAATTGATGAATCCGCATTGTATGAACGAACATTTGTCAAGTTGCGAGAGTTGACCTTTACCTACCAAATGCCGGCCAACATGCTGTCTAAAACACCCTTTAAATCTGCGAGCTTGTCCATTGTAGGAAGAAACCTGATTCTGTGGTCCAAGGTACCTTATATGGATCCTGACGGTTATAGCGATCTACAACTTGCGGAACCAACAATTCGTAACGTCGGCTTCAATGTCAACCTCAAATTTTAA
- a CDS encoding SusD/RagB family nutrient-binding outer membrane lipoprotein, with amino-acid sequence MKKLYILFVLGILSVITSCKKFDYYQDNPNKPTKATPALLMTWICQNIFNNNPINAAYASRHLTYYERPSESINYNWNRGSFDGYNGLRQLIKLQPLVTDNKNFQGLIHLFRAIYFARMTETFGDIPYKDALRAEEGSYAPIYDTQEDIYEGLLQELEQANALLDAANGPIDGDIIFGGDALKWKKFANAYRLRLLIHLSKKEGQSKIAVKKQFQTMIGNPARYPLMESINDNAQLVFNTSDPSNYYPTAGHLSVSTLVSLEQSFVEMLQQRQDPRLFSFADPIAGKPSGIFGNYKGVDAGLSPADQQATAAQSSLIARRFVDLRNPVNEPMIFMSYAEQEFLLAEAIQRSWISGDVNSHYQKGITASMAFYKITGNVVEDYLAGDLVKLSNGDALTKILTQKYIAFYMNSGWEPFIEQRRTGIPALRVGPGTLNGGKVPKRWQYPLSESQYNEANLDAALKRQFPEGDNVNATMWLIK; translated from the coding sequence ATGAAAAAACTATATATCCTCTTCGTGCTCGGCATACTCAGTGTGATTACCAGTTGTAAAAAATTTGATTATTACCAAGATAATCCCAATAAGCCGACAAAAGCAACACCGGCGTTATTGATGACCTGGATCTGCCAAAATATCTTTAATAATAATCCGATCAATGCGGCCTATGCATCCAGACACCTCACCTATTATGAACGACCCAGCGAATCGATTAATTACAATTGGAACCGCGGGTCATTTGATGGTTATAATGGATTACGTCAGCTAATCAAACTGCAGCCACTCGTGACAGATAATAAAAACTTTCAAGGCCTTATTCACCTCTTTCGTGCTATTTACTTTGCGCGCATGACTGAAACCTTCGGTGACATCCCCTATAAGGATGCCTTACGCGCCGAAGAAGGAAGCTATGCTCCTATTTATGATACACAGGAAGATATATACGAAGGATTATTGCAGGAACTGGAACAGGCAAATGCGTTATTGGATGCCGCCAACGGTCCGATTGACGGGGATATCATCTTTGGCGGTGATGCTCTAAAATGGAAAAAATTCGCTAACGCCTATCGCCTGCGTCTGTTGATCCATCTGTCAAAAAAGGAAGGCCAAAGTAAGATCGCGGTCAAGAAACAATTTCAGACCATGATCGGCAACCCTGCCAGATATCCCTTAATGGAGAGTATCAATGACAATGCACAACTTGTCTTCAATACGTCGGATCCTTCCAACTATTACCCAACCGCTGGCCATCTAAGTGTGTCAACTCTCGTATCTCTTGAGCAATCATTTGTAGAAATGCTGCAACAGCGCCAGGACCCACGCTTATTCTCATTTGCAGACCCAATTGCCGGAAAGCCCTCGGGGATTTTCGGCAATTACAAAGGAGTAGATGCTGGCCTGTCTCCGGCTGACCAACAGGCGACAGCTGCTCAATCCTCGTTAATTGCCAGGAGATTTGTCGACCTTCGTAACCCAGTGAACGAACCGATGATTTTCATGAGTTATGCAGAACAGGAGTTTCTCCTGGCCGAAGCTATTCAACGTAGCTGGATTAGCGGCGATGTGAACAGCCATTATCAAAAAGGGATAACGGCCTCCATGGCTTTCTATAAAATTACCGGAAATGTTGTAGAAGACTACCTCGCCGGAGACCTTGTCAAATTATCGAACGGAGATGCACTGACCAAAATTCTTACGCAAAAATATATTGCTTTCTATATGAACTCTGGCTGGGAGCCTTTTATCGAGCAACGCCGCACAGGCATCCCGGCCCTACGCGTCGGTCCGGGCACGCTGAACGGAGGAAAAGTGCCTAAACGTTGGCAGTACCCCTTATCTGAGTCACAATACAATGAGGCCAATCTGGATGCTGCACTAAAACGGCAGTTTCCCGAAGGCGATAATGTCAACGCTACAATGTGGTTAATCAAATAA